From one Phaeobacter sp. G2 genomic stretch:
- a CDS encoding aldehyde dehydrogenase family protein, with the protein MNQVASFHAKTASADDIRAAFDTQIRAQLARRASFDRKARIAQLDRLAEAVKRNEDKIIAACAADFRKPAEEVKLTEIFPVLQEIRHTKHHLKSWMRPKRARATLGVFGTKARVRPEAKGVCLIIAPWNYPVNLSLGPLVSAIAAGNSAIIKPSEMTPNASRVIIDIVEEAFTPDLVRVIEGDATVSQELLSLPFDHIFFTGSPAIGKVVMEAAAKNLTSVTLELGGKSPTIVGPNANIKKAARNIVWGKFANNGQTCIAPDHVYVHRDVSTAFKAALQAEIGRVYGKTPEAQKATPDYCRIVNERHFDRVRNLIEDARAKGASILQGGQTDAAQNFVAPTLISEVSDDMEITHEELFGPILPIIEYVDLDKVIDKINANPKPLALYIFDKSKGFADQIITRTSSGAVGVNLTVVHFLHPNLPFGGVNNSGIGSAHGEHGFKAFSHEKAVLEEKHSITHMLFPPYTGFVRRLINIVVRVLG; encoded by the coding sequence ATGAATCAGGTTGCATCATTTCACGCAAAAACAGCCAGTGCCGATGACATCCGAGCGGCGTTTGACACCCAGATTCGGGCACAACTTGCCCGGCGTGCCAGTTTTGACCGCAAGGCACGCATTGCACAGCTGGACCGCCTAGCAGAGGCCGTCAAACGGAACGAGGACAAAATCATCGCGGCTTGCGCCGCTGATTTTCGCAAACCCGCCGAAGAAGTGAAACTGACCGAGATCTTCCCTGTGCTTCAGGAAATCCGGCACACCAAACACCATTTGAAGTCGTGGATGCGCCCCAAACGGGCGCGCGCCACTTTGGGGGTGTTTGGCACCAAGGCACGGGTTCGCCCCGAGGCCAAGGGTGTGTGCCTGATCATCGCGCCCTGGAACTATCCAGTGAATCTTTCGCTCGGGCCGCTGGTTTCGGCAATCGCGGCCGGCAACAGTGCCATCATCAAGCCGTCAGAAATGACGCCAAATGCGTCCCGTGTCATCATCGACATCGTGGAAGAGGCGTTCACACCGGATCTGGTCAGGGTCATCGAAGGCGACGCCACGGTTTCCCAAGAGCTACTGTCGCTTCCGTTTGACCACATTTTCTTCACGGGCAGCCCGGCAATCGGCAAGGTCGTGATGGAGGCGGCGGCAAAAAACCTGACATCGGTCACTCTGGAACTTGGTGGTAAGTCGCCCACAATCGTCGGGCCCAACGCCAATATCAAGAAGGCCGCGCGCAACATCGTCTGGGGTAAGTTCGCAAACAACGGTCAGACCTGTATCGCACCGGATCATGTGTATGTACATCGCGATGTTTCGACTGCGTTCAAGGCTGCGCTTCAGGCCGAGATCGGCCGGGTCTATGGAAAGACGCCCGAGGCTCAAAAAGCAACGCCCGACTATTGCCGGATTGTGAACGAACGTCACTTTGACAGGGTTCGCAACCTGATCGAGGATGCCCGTGCCAAAGGCGCAAGCATCCTTCAGGGCGGGCAGACAGACGCGGCCCAGAATTTCGTTGCCCCGACGCTGATCTCCGAGGTTTCGGACGATATGGAAATCACTCACGAAGAACTGTTTGGGCCGATCTTGCCGATCATCGAATATGTCGATCTGGATAAAGTTATCGACAAGATCAACGCAAACCCCAAGCCGCTTGCCCTGTATATCTTCGACAAAAGCAAGGGCTTCGCTGATCAGATCATCACGCGCACCTCTTCGGGCGCGGTGGGCGTAAACCTTACAGTGGTGCATTTCCTGCACCCGAACCTTCCATTTGGCGGCGTCAACAACTCCGGCATTGGGTCGGCCCATGGCGAACACGGCTTCAAGGCCTTTTCCCATGAAAAAGCCGTTCTGGAGGAAAAGCATTCGATCACGCATATGCTTTTCCCGCCTTACACGGGCTTTGTACGCCGTCTTATCAACATCGTGGTCCGGGTGCTTGGATAA
- a CDS encoding rubredoxin: protein MAQAAPAAGTTYRKWLCITCGHIYDEALGDEHEGFPPGTLFSQIPDDWCCPDCGATKEDYVLYEEK from the coding sequence GTGGCACAGGCGGCCCCCGCCGCCGGAACCACCTACCGGAAATGGCTTTGCATAACATGCGGTCATATCTACGACGAAGCCCTTGGCGACGAACACGAAGGTTTCCCGCCGGGAACTCTGTTCAGTCAGATCCCCGATGATTGGTGCTGTCCGGACTGTGGCGCCACGAAAGAGGACTATGTCCTCTACGAAGAGAAGTAG
- a CDS encoding choline dehydrogenase, with amino-acid sequence MYDYIIVGAGSAGCVLANRLSANPAKRVALIEAGPKDKSPLIHMPLGIALLANSKKLNWAFDTEPQEHLNGRKLFWPRGKTLGGSSSINAMVYIRGHKADYDYWASEAGTDVWGWDRMTDLFKRIEDNHRFGATETHGRGGELSVSELKTVNPLSRDFVQAGRELQIPHNGDFNSAEQEGLGMYQVTQKDGRRWSSAQAFLRGAEARSNLEIFTDARVTRVVMEEKTATGVTLQQSGEYRQLRLNAGGEVILSGGAVNSPQLLLLSGIGDAQEIKRHGLAVVHDLPEVGKNMADHLDVTIMHAASSRRPIGVAPSFLPRGIGGLFSYIFRRKGFLTSNVAESGGFIKSSPERDRPNVQFHFLPTYLKDHGRKIAFGYGYTLHICDLLPKSRGYIGLKSPDPMDDPLIQPNYLSDPEDMGTMIAAFKAGRRILEAPAMSAHSKYEVHPGKSVQTDDEIAAFIRESAETIYHPVGTCRMGADKDSVVDPELKVRGVSGLRVVDASIMPSLVAGNTNAPTMVIAENAAEIILGQVRIFDRSRSVA; translated from the coding sequence ATGTACGACTATATCATCGTCGGCGCCGGATCCGCTGGTTGCGTTCTGGCCAACCGGCTGTCGGCAAACCCGGCAAAACGCGTCGCGCTTATCGAAGCAGGCCCAAAGGACAAGAGCCCCCTGATCCACATGCCATTGGGGATCGCCTTGCTGGCCAACAGCAAAAAGCTGAACTGGGCATTCGACACCGAACCGCAAGAGCACCTGAATGGCCGCAAACTGTTCTGGCCACGCGGCAAGACGCTGGGCGGGTCGTCGTCCATCAACGCCATGGTCTATATTCGTGGCCACAAGGCCGATTACGACTACTGGGCGTCCGAGGCAGGCACGGATGTCTGGGGCTGGGACCGCATGACCGACCTGTTCAAGCGCATCGAAGACAACCATCGGTTCGGTGCAACCGAAACCCACGGTAGGGGCGGCGAGCTCTCCGTGAGTGAGCTGAAAACCGTGAACCCTCTGAGCCGTGATTTCGTACAGGCTGGGCGCGAACTGCAGATCCCCCACAACGGCGATTTCAACAGCGCCGAACAAGAGGGCCTGGGCATGTATCAGGTCACGCAAAAGGATGGTCGGCGTTGGAGCTCGGCGCAAGCTTTCCTGCGCGGGGCTGAGGCCCGGTCCAACCTTGAGATTTTCACCGACGCCCGCGTGACCCGCGTTGTCATGGAGGAAAAGACGGCAACCGGTGTCACCTTACAGCAAAGTGGCGAATATCGCCAACTGCGTCTCAATGCCGGCGGCGAAGTGATCCTGTCCGGCGGGGCCGTGAATTCGCCTCAACTCCTCCTTCTGTCGGGTATCGGGGATGCCCAAGAAATTAAACGGCATGGTCTAGCCGTCGTTCACGACCTTCCCGAGGTTGGCAAGAACATGGCCGACCACCTCGATGTAACGATTATGCATGCTGCTAGCTCACGGCGCCCGATCGGTGTCGCGCCCAGCTTTCTGCCGCGTGGCATTGGTGGTTTGTTTTCCTACATCTTCAGACGTAAAGGGTTTCTCACGTCAAATGTTGCGGAAAGCGGTGGGTTCATTAAGTCGTCCCCTGAACGCGATAGGCCGAATGTTCAGTTTCACTTCCTGCCCACATATCTGAAAGATCATGGCCGCAAGATCGCTTTTGGTTATGGCTATACGCTTCACATCTGCGATCTTTTGCCCAAGAGCCGCGGCTATATCGGCCTCAAAAGCCCGGATCCGATGGACGATCCTCTGATTCAGCCGAATTATCTTAGCGATCCGGAAGATATGGGAACGATGATTGCAGCCTTCAAAGCTGGGCGCAGGATACTCGAAGCGCCGGCAATGTCTGCGCACAGCAAATACGAAGTGCACCCCGGTAAATCTGTACAGACCGACGATGAGATCGCGGCATTCATTCGGGAAAGCGCAGAAACAATCTATCATCCGGTTGGTACATGCCGAATGGGTGCGGACAAGGATTCTGTGGTCGACCCCGAGCTTAAGGTTCGCGGTGTATCTGGGCTGCGAGTGGTGGACGCATCCATCATGCCAAGCCTTGTCGCTGGAAACACCAACGCCCCGACCATGGTCATCGCTGAGAATGCGGCCGAGATCATTCTGGGGCAGGTGCGTATTTTTGACAGGAGCCGGTCTGTTGCCTAA